The Oncorhynchus clarkii lewisi isolate Uvic-CL-2024 chromosome 12, UVic_Ocla_1.0, whole genome shotgun sequence genome segment GCCATGTCAGGTCTCCCTAATGCTATGTGGAAGCAGGTGTTATCTTTTTTTAGTCTGTTCACTCACCATGCAcccatctgtctgtgtgtatattaCAGTGAAACTCTATAAACTACATCACAAACAGGAATTTGTCTTCCAGTCAAGTTAAACAGAGATGTGGTTCTCTTAACCGCTGTGTTGCGTTAAATCTATACAGACTAGGCTACAACTAAAGCCCATTGTGGACCTTTGTACACCTTGGAGCAGGTTTGCCAAAAGGAGGCCAATGACCATCATCTCCTTTCTAGGTAATGTTTGATTTTACTGAAACAAACTGTCAATCGATTTAAAACACTTCAACTATATTTCTGATCATGCCCTGTTTGGGACAACAGGACTCATCATCCTGATGAGTGTTTGATAATGACATCCCACTTTGCAGGAATCCTCACAATTGTCGGGGAAATGTATCTATTTATCAGAAGAATGCAGAATGTGTTGTTATACTGTGTACTCAACAGGTACTTTTACCATCTCTCACAGCAGCCCACACATGTGCAACAAGGTCAGTCCATCTAAAACAGTTTACATATCCTCGCACCTGATAATGCATTAGAGATGTGAGTTTGACACCACAGAAGTCATGTGGATTGATTTGAGTGTTTTATAATGAGACATTtgaccctccactccttcactttGCAGGAGACCCCACATTGGCGTAGAGGAAATTGATAGGAAATGTGTCACATCAAAGTGTTGATTTATACAGAACAGTTGGATTGGAATTCACacagcatgagtgtgtgtgtttgtatgcagagGGAGAAGAGTTGTGTATGATTGGTTTGAATGTCCTCTCTGGTGGGATGACTCTGCCTCCTTGTGGTACACTGAGAAGGAACTAGAAATGCAATTTGAATGACCATGAGTCCTCATTCATTAACTGTCAATGTCATGAGTTCCCTCAGTGGTCTGGTGCATTTTTAAATTGAGAACTAGTACAGAAAACAACACAGGTGACTATATTTGCTATGGTATAATACAACTTGTATTTTAGAATCCAGAACACATGAACATGTCCTTCTAGCCATGTTTTGACATTGCATTGATTATTATATAAATCAGTCTAATCAGTTCTGACTGTAAAACACAGCAACAAGTTATGACAGGCTTAATAAGCAAGATCAGTCAATTCAACAATACAATTTAGAATATCTTTATTACAATTTAGAATATCTTTATTACGCATCTAACAGCAATACTATTTCCATCAGTAAACACTTTCACCACCAGGAAGCAGTATTCTACTACTGTAATAAGCAATGCAATTTAAACAAGTGTATAACGTTGAAGACAAACAATGAAAACTTCTTACAGTATTCTCAAATCCCAATGTACAATGATTTTCAGTTTAAAATTCAATTGTatttattgtaattactttgatATTTTGCTTCTCAGTATAAAAAGTGAAAACATATATCCACTTTGGCCATGGCAGTCCAGGTTTGCTTTCTCTTCACTCAGTAAGAGAAAGGCCCTGATCCATCCTGTGTAGATGTGCCCTGACCAGGAAAGCCCTTTTCCCTACTGTGGTTCGAAGTCCCATGTTCAGTAAAAAACCTCCTGACCTCCCATGAGTAGTCCTATGTTATGATTATGAGTCCAACCAGGATGAAGACCAACAGCAGTCTGCTCCTAGTCTTTGTCCCTGAAGAGATCACTCTGGAGTAGTGCAGCTGTTTGTGAGAGCTGTAGGTTCCACTACTAGGTATCCACAAGGAGCAGTTGTAAGGCTCAGTCCCAGCCTGGGTAGGCAGGGTACTCCTTATATCAAACAGCCCCTCTTCATCCAGCTGGCTCTTGGTGCTGGCGAACTCTGTTATATTCTCAGAGCCCAGGAACCAGTGTACTGTGCCTTCTGGGTAAACTCCAAATAACTGGCACTCAATCTGAGACTCATTCTGGAACACTTTGTGCTCAGATGTCCTTAGGCACTCTGCAATGTTGTGAGAAAAATAGGATGAGTATTGAGTAGTTCTCAAGTAACATTCACATAGCTGGAGTGTGTCTAACAAGTTCATTGCCATATTTGTGTAATATTTGGTCTGACTTGCCTACATGTGTCATTGTTGCAATTGCTCTCATCCTACAACAGCATCATCATTAGTTATATAGGAGCATTATTCCTATACAGTATACAGACCTTGCATTGTCACAGTGGTGTTGGCAGCTGTGATCGTTAGGTTGGAGCGCAGTTTGCAGGTGTAGTTACCCTGACTGGACGGCATCACCCGAGTCAGATTGAGTGTGAGGGTGTTGTTTGTGATGTCACACCGGACGCCAGGAAAGGAGAATACACCAGTGGCATTGACCACACACAGCCGTTTCATTTTCCATACCCAGGAAAAGAGAATGATCTCGAGTGGGCTCGATGACATGATGTCACACTGCAGGGACACATTCTGATCACACTGAGACTTTACCTCAGTACTGGTTCTCAGCTCCACTTTACCTGTGAATGAATGGATAAAGAGGAAACTATTATATCGCCAGGTATAGGAAGCTTTCCATGCTTACACACACTATTTACACTGACCAAAAATAAATCGAATGCAACACTTTAAaggattttgctgagttacagttcatataaggaaatcagtcaatttaaataaatgcattataccctgatctatggatttcacatgactggcaatacagatatgtatctgtcGGTCACAGATAAATATAAAATTAAAAAGTAGGGGCGTAGATAaaaaaaacagtcagtatctggtgtgaccaccatttggctcatgcagagttgatcaggctgttgattgtggcctgtggaatgttgccgcactcctcttcaatggctgtgcgaagttgctggatattggcgggaacacgctgtcgtacacgtccacccagagcagtggtcaccaaccttttctgagtcaagatcactttggcAGTCAAAAAGCAAGCAGAGATCTACTGCTTTTTTACATTAACCTCACAAACAGTTGTAGAAAGGAGGTTTGGGCCATAGgactaatacattatcacagcatattggctatatgattggcctgccaaagaccatattatatttcgaactcgagctttgataacaaaatagatcaatTGGTTTAGCACTTGTGAGGCAaatcatttgttttttattttactggactggtGGTACCTGCATCACGACGTCAGTGATCTCCAGGTcgaaaagtcggagctctagaaagatgcccgagttttccgacttggaattccaagctggatgaccgttcaaaagaCTTGTCCCAACCacctctcacggtccctgctctctccttcctttcctccggtgagactgaccagagagagtgGACACCGTGTTccacctgatggcgaaactcgagtcgtaccacatctgcctcatgcacaaatttatgttgttcctatgaccagagaaagttacATTATTCCTTAATATTAAAATCGACACGACGAgttgctaataataataaaacgcaGGGCTATCGATacttggctactcattcattgcagcccGAGCAGAAGTACGGAGAAGCACgttttgtaatagtgttgaataaaaacagtgacagtgctgaatataaacatgaactcactcataaaatcagcagctctttgctgtattcgttgacagtctctctgtggtcatggttttaaaatatataaaatattacGTACGCTAGTAGCCTATTAAACTTTGCTGTGGCCAGGGTCATGGAAGCTCTGTGGCCAGGGTCATGGAAGTTCTGTAGCCACcgtgatttgagctatccgattggGCAGCGCAATAGGTGAAGTCGATTTAGTCACAGATTTGCCGGTCCTGCGGGTAGGCTGAGTTTGTCTCATGGAAACACTTTGTTTACCCGGTGCGCTCAACACGATTTTAAAAAAGGAACACAAGCCTTTATCGTtcgttggcttttctacagaaatatttggtgatcgactaggaatgccttgaagatcgaTCAGTTGGCGACCACTGATCCAAagcatcccaaatatgctcaatgggtgacatgtctggtaagcatgcaggccatggaagaactgggacattttcagcttccaggaattgtgtacagatccttgtgacatggggctgtgcattatcatgctgaaacatgaggtgatagctgcggatgaatggcacgacaatgcgcctcaggatctcgtcacggtatctctggggattcaaattgccattgattaaatacaattgtgttcattgtcagtagcttatgcctgcccataccataaccccacctccaccatgaggcaatctgttcacaacgttggcatcagcaaactgctcgcccaaaCGACCACATTCACGCTTTCTGTTGTCTGCCCGATCAGCAGTTGAAACGGGATTAATCCGTGGAGAGCCCACTTCTCCACCTTCTTggtcatcgaaggtgagcatttgccactgaagttggttacgacgccaaactgcagtcaggtcaagaccctggtgaggacgacaagcacgcagatgagcttccctgacatggtttctgacagtttgtgcagaaattctttggttgttcaAACccgcagtttcatcagctgtccacgtggctggtctcagacgatcccgcaggtgaagaagccagatgtggaggtcctggtctgGCGTGTTTACACAtgttctgcggttgtgaggccagttggacgtactgccaaattctctaaaacaacattgcaCTCGATTtaatagagaaattaacattaaatgatctggcaacagctatggtggacattcctgcagtcagcatgccaattgcacgctctctcaaaactcaagacatctgtggcattgtggtgtgggacaaaactgcacattttagaatgccattttattgcccccagcacaaggtgcacctgtgtaatgatcatgctgtttaatcagcttcttgatatgacacacctgtcaggtggatggattatcttggcaaaggagaaatgctcactaacagggatgtaaactaatttgtgcacagattttgagagaaataagctatttgtgcgtatggaacatttctgggaactttgatttcggctcatgaaacatgggatcaacacacatgttgtgtttatatttttgttaagtgcaTATTGTGCCCATAGCCAGTTCAGCTAGGAAAGAATGAGTTGTGAGAACTTGAAGAAAGTTTGTTTCTGTAGAAAGCAGATCATCTTTACTCAGGTCTTCTCAAGTTAGTACTACAGATTCCATCTTTCACTTTATCAAGGTCCTAGCCAGACAGCATGGATCTTTTGaaccaaaaatgttttttactttaTAGTTCTTTTATAGCAGAATCTTACCCAAAATTATTTGAAACATGGCTGTACTTTCTGTATTTGCTGGATGTGACACATCCTTACTAAAAGACAAAAGATTGCTCCCTCAAGCAGCTTTTTTGTCTGGTAAAAAACAGCCAAAATATGTTTTTGTGCACTGTCTCACAATGTTAAAAATCACTTACTTTCACTGTTGACAACTGAAGAGAGCCAGATGGCTAAGACCCAGATAAAAATGACCTCTGTTTTTCTCTGTTGTTTCATCTGCAATTAAATTGACATGAGTTACTTTAGACGGCACAGTTCACAGCTCAAACACATGtctctaaagagagagagaggatccaaTCCAAAGCACAGGGTTACTTTCTGATATGTATTATAGCAGTACTACTCACCATCTTGTTAAAGCTCTTAAAATCACAGTCTTCTCTGTTTATGACTTCCTGCCTCTCTTTTCCCGTGAGTGGTTTACTCATACAGATTTAAAGCACTTGAACTAACCTCAAGCTGTGTTTAGGTCTTGCACATTTCTGAGCCAGAGAGTGTCTCATCTCAATTGTACTATAACATGGATCATTCCTCTGGGTTTGTTTTCATGCCTAATGTCATGTAGTGTCAGGTTTGCACTATAACATGTCCAGACGGGCCTTTTTGCTCTGGTTTGAGTGAGGAACTATGCTGATTGTTCGGGCAAATGCAAGCAGCTTCAGATACTTTTCAGTTTCACTTTTGTCAGTCATCTGGAAAGGCCTCTAGTTATTTTTTATAAACTCCATGTTTGATTTATTCCCTTATATGGAAATTATGTTCTATTTCTTGTTTATTTCAGTTAACAGGGACAATAATTAGTACTGCGTTCCCCCCTTCTTATCAAACTAATCATGACATAAAGGGAAGCTTATTGTAAAATGTTGCCCTTGAATTCCATACATTTCATACTTTTGTGTTTTTTATAACCTTGCTTATAATCTTCCATCTCTTGTATATTTCTTGAGACTTTCATTTCGTCCAAGAATAACATCTGGAGTGATACTAGAACACCCACGTACCCAATCCTCAAACTTGCCTTTTATTTCCCCGTAAACATTTTCCTCAGATTCCCCTAGTATCCTCAAATGGAATTATAGGATACTGAGTTTGGACCAGACAAAAACAATGTTAGTTGAAGTCTTGAAGGTCAAAGTTGCTTAACTCTCACTTATCCATCATTTTGTCTTGTTTCTGGCTTTTCTGTCACCATGCAATACACCCCCTCTCAGAGAAATAAACTCTATAGAATCTGTCCACCCACTTGTATTGAAAATAGATTGAAATGTAGTTCCTCCGACACATCTTGACAAACTAAGGGTATTTTAATTGTCCTTGACTCACTGAAAGACATGCTATTGTCTGAGGGAAGAGCGATTGAGTAACAATCTATTCCTACAGTTGAATTACATACTGTATCCCTCTCAGATTGAGAGTTTTACTGCTTCTGAAATCTCAAGTTTACCTTCACATTGAATTCTTTCACAGCTATTATTAAACTATCACACTTCCTTTTGTTTCAtgaacctaaaaaaaaaaatctgaaagaaAACCCAACCACTTTTATTGCCATGTTTATTTGATTTTTAAGCACTTTGCTGTTTAATGACAGAGATACAATCAAATGTCTCCTGGGTCTTGCCAGAGAACGCATCAACCTCCAACACTCATATAGGATTTCAGCTGTAATTATAGACTATGTCAAATCCTCGCAGCATTACAATTGGACTGCTGGTGTATGAAAGGCAGAAAGTCAACTTCCACTTAGTGGCTGCATTCAAATCTTTAACTTCATTGATAGCAGCACAAATAAAAGTATTACCCTTCAAAAGAAATGGGACGATATCATCATGATGGCCCTTTAGTGATTTGGGAGGTAATTAGAACATGGCCTTCCTCATAGATATTATTGACTGTGGTGGTGACTCTGTCAATGAGAATCCCTATGTGGAAGATAATCTGAGCACATTCATGATTTCATAGTGATCATCACAGGTCAGGGTTGTGAAACACTGTCCTCTTTCCTACCTGTGTGAGGAGGGAACTAGGGCTTGTAGAGCCTTGTCAGTGCTCTGAAGGAGATTCGCATGGCCCACCCCTTAATTACCCACTCCCTGACTCATTCATATGGGAGTTACACATTGACCATGTAACATCACAGTGGTAGTTGTTATAAGTTGCCTTTTTCCAAATGAGTGAACATCAATATGGAGAAATGTATACATTAAATACTCAGTTATATGTAATTGCAACAGGAGTCTACCAGTGTCATAACTTGCCCAAGAATGTACTACTATTGTCAAATAAAATTCTAGTACTAATGTTTGCTTAAGACCACAGCTACCTGGGCAAATTTCCATATTTGCCAACTGGATACAGACGGGATATTATATAACACATCTGTCAACATCTGAATGAACATAATGGGCAGTGGGTTGCAGCATGTCTTGGACTTTGCAGTTTTTACACCACAGCAACCTTCTTTAACAAATGTATTTTGGCAGTGTCTGTACACACCCAGCATATCTCATCTGCCTTTTTAGTTGTCTTGTGAAACAGACAATGTTTGTCAGTCAGGGTACTGTGAAGTTGGTTCTTAATTCTAGCTAAGATAACAGACAAACAGAATCTGTCCTAACCCTTGTGTTTTCTTAAGGGTCAAAAATGGCCtgccactatgtttaacagcagagaaaaaaCCCTAAATTATATTTCtttcaacttgaaatttgattacttttcctagagtgaccccaacattagaaaaagtgaaacatcaccttgtcacgaatattaccgaaggtggctccccttcttgttcgggtggcgcttcacctgttcattgtttggttgttagagtggggttatttaagtttgtttagcccgcttctgtttgtgcgggcttgctcttctgtatttgtgagaggtgttagtGTTTTGTTGGGTTTTCTCGCTGTCCTGGTATTTTACCTAAGGGTACTATTTGTTTTAATAGTTACGCCTGTGTTGGGTATACTATTTTGTTCTTTTGattttggacattaaagcgtgtttt includes the following:
- the LOC139422283 gene encoding uncharacterized protein, producing the protein MSKPLTGKERQEVINREDCDFKSFNKMMKQQRKTEVIFIWVLAIWLSSVVNSESKVELRTSTEVKSQCDQNVSLQCDIMSSSPLEIILFSWVWKMKRLCVVNATGVFSFPGVRCDITNNTLTLNLTRVMPSSQGNYTCKLRSNLTITAANTTVTMQECLRTSEHKVFQNESQIECQLFGVYPEGTVHWFLGSENITEFASTKSQLDEEGLFDIRSTLPTQAGTEPYNCSLWIPSSGTYSSHKQLHYSRVISSGTKTRSRLLLVFILVGLIIIT